In Tubulanus polymorphus chromosome 8, tnTubPoly1.2, whole genome shotgun sequence, one genomic interval encodes:
- the LOC141909562 gene encoding uncharacterized protein LOC141909562 isoform X2, protein MASCSPRDPDLSLEPYRLPALRLKDRMTIAKSGDSRMTGITSSGGFGSSHRGGDETFIDTKPAKIRRIILHDVCGRRLDTDTSYQRAIYRAKQKIRDGEMEKSRMKPEEWRLPKAPLPARPDLTRIAPIPAQPHLRHSQLYPFHSNQKQPEFISSFLPFSTLMELCKEEARFILQSNDDQLFNPPNLPIQLPIPEDTVRLLGGIGSRIYVPFVGAAYMHGKPLVAVEPRQPNRPHPGLCNGCRRAGLCLGCAKSSFPHYHKGVVNRPIRTGGGYTFFKRGMTSSSTTDEHQSTSRKYGTPVHIRADIPLQTLYDADYKTLDKYNLAVDISQSPSFPFARQPSAIVGPLDPALADMAQRRAAQRGVSPGGSPPVELDLEERLLREYLATQDFSRGATNNLMLARFLNQQCDMCTTPSINNSRHQLDACIKQAISGIARDQQPRSDKRAPIILPPIPTKVLSMDDNFFVTLKATTRSQSDVEPGSSVQQQIPSLDDEAVRQAAVEDGDTALGGSAEEGKPLDGDQPIDGASEVDDAPLSSRLSHASMIHYLCSRCGSAYSYDSWVYRDRAAGGGAAIDLGWEYESLLGDEEPWPVGLVESLTEDQWTYAFSSRESTSRLTKSEEATMESEAGIQEQVRREAMYSLYQVPAPFRVMPTEKPPTIAQDPFSKNRALKIPQYSKFSTQKPQGEAIYGKNPFGGDREFDLRREKMRDAQGRGDRKSRLPPIPAQEPYKRPTKKPAASEVSKKTRRKVDDSEEKDGAAVAKLKSSVQIPMDDEDRHRPSSTDSGVDTSATEATARDKQLGLVLKPTEETSDDETEAEDGSPGVRMTAADLLSQMKARPGVKTQATPSGADKSVSSSELIASSNEIIVDKKPKRTKDKEQTMKKKQTTKDKKPTGKRKNKNKKKGGAKTAAGEDEVSMMEMIEADQEKTRGGVGDDVKPGEAEGSDICSDDYSGDEDFEFRDAKSEDEMSFYFPTPTPSSERDGYSPAAGYGVPPLPEIVIKSPEKSHVSDKSRRSGIEGLPDIKQQPRTKKRKPPPKVRKKAREAPEYKRKRRPRPVLNPQAPSVDEELSVAADPLDYLAKYCIIHPDRLPFYERIFDAIISKQTPKFPDIVTSEQQTVALAESRPPGGRLTQHEYSMMRDMTVLTRAPRDRNLVQMAGEGPTDRQIEKLLYTIHDFHDKYETLEKQLNEKQDRRLTILSSLARRDFPDLTKTEFDSGKRGKKRESSNKNGNAVKNGNSEDESLETEDSGTVWKNRPPLADQDIVNRLDQKKLKLLSSDPDVALLDLEISRIRHKLNEIDKRIDHLEDQRTLLNLYAREIHQQEQTYGIRDEYKRKQSLLFQTLHPQPDYEMNLSELEEALKIINHNLITENELKFVIHILQIPGRHRINVKLFSAVAALSERVAQLDPIIKKLINKLDFEALDVKMERCKELFFLLDQEDVEVAPGKVAARSLGVELAAGGLSSDHTKYVVNKLNRETKGEVDFVDFLTYVPLFIEIHDRIISDPLSEYRNF, encoded by the exons ATGGCGTCATGTTCACCAAGAGATCC agATCTGTCGCTAGAGCCATATCGACTGCCTGCGCTCAGGTTGAAAGATAGAATGACCATAGCGAAAAGTGGC GACAGCAGGATGACCGGGATAACGTCCAGTGGAGGTTTCGGTAGTAGCCATCGAGGCGGCGACGAGACGTTTATCGATACAAAACCGGCAAAAATCAGACGGATCATACTGCATGACGTCTGCGGGCGTCGCCTGGATACGGACACCAGCTACCAACGCGCCATCTACCGGGCTAAACAGAAAATACGTGACGGGGAGATGGAGAAATCGCGCATGAAACCGGAAGAATGGCGTCTACCGAAAGCGCCACTACCGGCCCGGCCGGATTTAACGCGGATAGCGCCGATACCGGCGCAACCGCATCTCAGACACAGTCAGTTATACCCGTTTCACTCGAATCAAAAACAACCTGAATTCATATCTTCATTTCTGCCATTCTCGACTCTAATG GAGCTTTGTAAGGAAGAGGCTAGATTCATTCTACAAAG tAACGACGACCAGCTGTTCAACCCGCCGAACCTGCCGATCCAGTTACCCATTCCGGAAGATACGGTGCGCCTGCTGGGCGGGATCGGCTCGCGAATCTACGTACCGTTCGTTGGCGCCGCCTATATGCACGGGAAGCCGCTAGTGGCAGTCGAGCCTCGTCAACCGAATCGCCCCCACCCGGGACTGTGTAACGGTTGTCGGCGAGCCGGACTTTGTCTCGGATGCGCTAAAAGTTCTTTTCCACA TTATCACAAAGGAGTGGTGAATCGACCAATCAGAACGGGCGGCGGATACACGTTCTTCAAACGAGGTATGACGTCATCGTCGACGACAGACGAACACCAATCGACGAGCCGGAAATACGGAACACCCGTTCACATAAGGGCCGATATACCGCTTCAAACGCTATACGACG CCGATTATAAAACGTTGGACAAATACAACTTGGCCGTCGATATCTCGCAGTCTCCGAGTTTCCCGTTCGCGAGGCAGCCGTCCGCGATAGTCGGCCCGCTGGATCCGGCCCTGGCAGACATGGCTCAGAGGAGGGCTGCTCAGCGCGGAGTGTCGCCCGGTGGTAGCCCACCGGTTGAACTCGATCTGGAGGAACGCCTGCTCAGAGAATACCTAGCCACGCAAGATTTCAGCCGCG GCGCCACTAACAATCTAATGCTAGCCCGCTTCCTAAACCAGCAATGCGACATGTGTACAACGCCGTCTATTAATAATTCCCGTCACCAGCTGGACGCCTGCATCAAACAAGCCATATCCGGGATAGCGCGTGATCAACAGCCTCGTTCTGATAAGAGAGCGCCGATAATACTGCCCCCTATACCAACGAAAG TTTTATCAATGGACGACAATTTCTTCGTAACCTTAAAAGCGACGACTCGCTCGCAAAGCGACGTAGAACCCGGGTCCTCCGTTCAACAACAGATCCCATCGCTAGATGATGAAGCAGTCCGCCAGGCGGCAGTAGAGGACGGTGATACGGCACTAGGCGGGTCGGCTGAGGAAGGGAAGCCACTAGATGGCGATCAACCGATAGACGGCGCTAGCGAGGTCGACGACGCCCCATTATCGTCGCGCCTCAGCCACGCTTCGATGATTCACTATCTGTGCTCGAGATGCGGGTCGGCGTACAGTTACGACAGTTGGGTGTATCGCGATCGTGCCGCCGGCGGGGGCGCTGCGATCGACTTGGGCTGGGAATACGAATCGCTACTCGGCGACGAAGAGCCGTGGCCCGTCGGTCTGGTCGAGTCGCTCACCGAGGACCAGTGGACGTACGCCTTCAGCAGCCGGG AGAGCACGTCGCGTCTCACTAAAAGTGAAGAGGCTACCATGGAAAGCGAGGCCGGTATACAGGAGCAGGTGCGCAGAGAGGCTATGTACAGCCTCTATCAAG TTCCGGCGCCATTTCGAGTTATGCCGACGGAAAAACCGCCCACTATCGCTCAGGACCCGTTCTCGAAAAATCGCGCCCTGAAAATACCGCAATACAGCAAGTTCTCGACCCAGAAACCCCAAGGCGAAGCGATTTACGGCAAAAACCCGTTCGGCGGAGACCGCGAGTTCGACTTGCGACGCGAGAAGATGCGCGACGCTCAAGGTCGCGGAGACCGGAAATCCCGCCTGCCGCCGATACCAGCGCAGGAACCTTACAAACGACcg aCTAAAAAGCCCGCGGCAAGCGAGGTATCGAAGAAGACGCGACGGAAAGTTGACGATTCAGAAGAGAAAGATGGCGCTGCAGTAGCGAAACTAAAGTCTTCCGTACAGATT CCAATGGACGACGAGGACCGACATCGACCGAG CTCAACTGATTCTGGGGTCGATACTTCAGCTACAG agGCTACAGCCCGGGACAAACAGCTGGGTTTGGTACTGAAACCGACGGAGGAGACGTCTGACGACGAGACCGAAGCCGAGGACGGGTCGCCTGGTGTCCGAATGACGGCCGCAGATTTACTCTCCCAGATGAAAGCCAGGCCGGGTGTGAAAACGCAAGCTACCCCATCGGGGGCAG ACAAATCGGTCAGTTCGTCAGAACTCATCGCATCCAGCAATGAAATCATTGTGGACAAAAAAC cgAAACGGACGAAAGACAAAGAGCAGACgatgaagaaaaaacaaacgacTAAAGACAAAAAGCCAACGGGTAAacggaaaaataaaaacaagaaGAAAGGTGGCGCTAAAACCGCAGCCGGCGAAGATGAAGTATCGATGATGGAGATGATCGAAGCTGATCAG GAAAAAACACGAGGTGGCGTAGGTGATGACGTAAAGCCCGGTGAAGCAGAAGGTTCAGATATCTGCAGCGATGACTACTCGGGTGACGAGGATTTCGAATTCCGCGATGCTAAATCAGAGGACGAAATGAGCTTCTATTTTCCGACACCGACGCCATCTAGCGAGCGCGATGGTTACTCGCCTGCTGCCGGATACGGAGTGCCTCCGCTGCCAGAGATAGTGATCAAATCGCCG GAAAAGAGCCACGTATCGGACAAGTCGAGACGATCGGGAATCGAGGGTCTACCCGATATAAAACAACAACCACGGACAAAAAAGCGAAAACCGCCGCCGAAAGTTAGGAAAAAAGCTCGCGAAGCCCC GGAATATAAAAGAAAGCGTAGACCAAGGCCGGTTTTGAATCCACAAGCGCCATCTGTCGACGAGGAGTTGAGCGTAGCAGCCGACCCGTTGGATTATTTGGCTAAATACTGTATCATCCA tccTGATCGTCTGCCATTTTACGAACGCATATTCGACGCCATTATCTCCAAGCAGACGCCGAAGTTCCCGGATATCGTGACTTCAGAACAACAGACAGTAGCGTTGGCAGAAAGTAGGCCACCTGGTGGCAGACTGACGCAACACGAGTATTCAATGATGCGCGACATGACCGTATTAACGCGCGCACCACGTGACCGGAACCTCGTTCAAATGGCT gGGGAGGGACCGACCGACCGGCAAATCGAGAAGCTGCTGTACACAATCCACGACTTTCACGACAAATAcgaaacattagaaaaacaacTGAACGAGAAACAAG ATAGACGGCTGACAATTCTATCGAGTTTAGCGCGCCGCGATTTTCCGGACTTAACGAAAACTGAATTCGACTCCGGGAAACGCGGCAAGAAAAGAGAGTCATCGAATAAGAACGGAAACGCAGTTAAAAAC GGCAATTCGGAAGACGAAAGTCTGGAAACGGAAGATTCCGGAACAGTCTGGAAGAACAGACCTCCGTTAGCTGACCAGGACATCGTGAACAGACTCGACCAGAAAAAACTGAAACTC TTGAGTAGTGACCCGGATGTGGCGTTGCTAGATTTGGAAATATCGCGGATACGACACAAGCTGAACGAGATCGATAAACGAATCGATCATTTGGAAG ACCAGAGAACGCTTCTGAATTTATACGCGCGTGAGATCCACCAGCAGGAGCAGACATACGGAATCAGAGACGAGTACAAGCGAAAACAGAGTTTGCTCTTTCAAACTCTTCATCCTCAGCCG GATTATGAGATGAATTTGTCGGAGTTGGAAGAGGCTTTGAAGATCATCAACCACAACCTCATCACCGAAAATGAGTTGAAATTCGTAATCCAC ATTTTACAAATACCAGGGCGACATCGAATCAACGTGAAGCTGTTCAGCGCAGTAGCGGCGCTTTCCGAACGGGTTGCGCAACTAGA TCCAATCATCAAGAAGCTCATAAACAAATTGGATTTCGAGGCGCTCGACGTCAAAATGGAACGATGCAAG GAGCTGTTTTTCTTGTTGGACCAAGAAGATGTGGAGGTGGCGCCGGGTAAGGTAGCAGCTAGGAGTCTCGGAGTGGAACTGGCAGCCGGGGGATTATCCTCCGATCATACTAAATAT GTTGTGAATAAACTGAACCGCGAGACTAAGGGTGAAGTGGACTTCGTCGATTTTTTGACCTACGTTCCGCTATTCATCGAAATACACGACCGAATCATCAGTGACCCTTTGAGTGAATACAGAAACTTCTAG
- the LOC141909562 gene encoding uncharacterized protein LOC141909562 isoform X3 produces the protein MTIAKSGQDSRMTGITSSGGFGSSHRGGDETFIDTKPAKIRRIILHDVCGRRLDTDTSYQRAIYRAKQKIRDGEMEKSRMKPEEWRLPKAPLPARPDLTRIAPIPAQPHLRHSQLYPFHSNQKQPEFISSFLPFSTLMELCKEEARFILQSNDDQLFNPPNLPIQLPIPEDTVRLLGGIGSRIYVPFVGAAYMHGKPLVAVEPRQPNRPHPGLCNGCRRAGLCLGCAKSSFPHYHKGVVNRPIRTGGGYTFFKRGMTSSSTTDEHQSTSRKYGTPVHIRADIPLQTLYDADYKTLDKYNLAVDISQSPSFPFARQPSAIVGPLDPALADMAQRRAAQRGVSPGGSPPVELDLEERLLREYLATQDFSRGATNNLMLARFLNQQCDMCTTPSINNSRHQLDACIKQAISGIARDQQPRSDKRAPIILPPIPTKVLSMDDNFFVTLKATTRSQSDVEPGSSVQQQIPSLDDEAVRQAAVEDGDTALGGSAEEGKPLDGDQPIDGASEVDDAPLSSRLSHASMIHYLCSRCGSAYSYDSWVYRDRAAGGGAAIDLGWEYESLLGDEEPWPVGLVESLTEDQWTYAFSSRESTSRLTKSEEATMESEAGIQEQVRREAMYSLYQVPAPFRVMPTEKPPTIAQDPFSKNRALKIPQYSKFSTQKPQGEAIYGKNPFGGDREFDLRREKMRDAQGRGDRKSRLPPIPAQEPYKRPTKKPAASEVSKKTRRKVDDSEEKDGAAVAKLKSSVQIPMDDEDRHRPSSTDSGVDTSATEATARDKQLGLVLKPTEETSDDETEAEDGSPGVRMTAADLLSQMKARPGVKTQATPSGADKSVSSSELIASSNEIIVDKKPKRTKDKEQTMKKKQTTKDKKPTGKRKNKNKKKGGAKTAAGEDEVSMMEMIEADQEKTRGGVGDDVKPGEAEGSDICSDDYSGDEDFEFRDAKSEDEMSFYFPTPTPSSERDGYSPAAGYGVPPLPEIVIKSPEKSHVSDKSRRSGIEGLPDIKQQPRTKKRKPPPKVRKKAREAPEYKRKRRPRPVLNPQAPSVDEELSVAADPLDYLAKYCIIHPDRLPFYERIFDAIISKQTPKFPDIVTSEQQTVALAESRPPGGRLTQHEYSMMRDMTVLTRAPRDRNLVQMAGEGPTDRQIEKLLYTIHDFHDKYETLEKQLNEKQDRRLTILSSLARRDFPDLTKTEFDSGKRGKKRESSNKNGNAVKNGNSEDESLETEDSGTVWKNRPPLADQDIVNRLDQKKLKLLSSDPDVALLDLEISRIRHKLNEIDKRIDHLEDQRTLLNLYAREIHQQEQTYGIRDEYKRKQSLLFQTLHPQPDYEMNLSELEEALKIINHNLITENELKFVIHILQIPGRHRINVKLFSAVAALSERVAQLDPIIKKLINKLDFEALDVKMERCKELFFLLDQEDVEVAPGKVAARSLGVELAAGGLSSDHTKYVVNKLNRETKGEVDFVDFLTYVPLFIEIHDRIISDPLSEYRNF, from the exons ATGACCATAGCGAAAAGTGGC CAGGACAGCAGGATGACCGGGATAACGTCCAGTGGAGGTTTCGGTAGTAGCCATCGAGGCGGCGACGAGACGTTTATCGATACAAAACCGGCAAAAATCAGACGGATCATACTGCATGACGTCTGCGGGCGTCGCCTGGATACGGACACCAGCTACCAACGCGCCATCTACCGGGCTAAACAGAAAATACGTGACGGGGAGATGGAGAAATCGCGCATGAAACCGGAAGAATGGCGTCTACCGAAAGCGCCACTACCGGCCCGGCCGGATTTAACGCGGATAGCGCCGATACCGGCGCAACCGCATCTCAGACACAGTCAGTTATACCCGTTTCACTCGAATCAAAAACAACCTGAATTCATATCTTCATTTCTGCCATTCTCGACTCTAATG GAGCTTTGTAAGGAAGAGGCTAGATTCATTCTACAAAG tAACGACGACCAGCTGTTCAACCCGCCGAACCTGCCGATCCAGTTACCCATTCCGGAAGATACGGTGCGCCTGCTGGGCGGGATCGGCTCGCGAATCTACGTACCGTTCGTTGGCGCCGCCTATATGCACGGGAAGCCGCTAGTGGCAGTCGAGCCTCGTCAACCGAATCGCCCCCACCCGGGACTGTGTAACGGTTGTCGGCGAGCCGGACTTTGTCTCGGATGCGCTAAAAGTTCTTTTCCACA TTATCACAAAGGAGTGGTGAATCGACCAATCAGAACGGGCGGCGGATACACGTTCTTCAAACGAGGTATGACGTCATCGTCGACGACAGACGAACACCAATCGACGAGCCGGAAATACGGAACACCCGTTCACATAAGGGCCGATATACCGCTTCAAACGCTATACGACG CCGATTATAAAACGTTGGACAAATACAACTTGGCCGTCGATATCTCGCAGTCTCCGAGTTTCCCGTTCGCGAGGCAGCCGTCCGCGATAGTCGGCCCGCTGGATCCGGCCCTGGCAGACATGGCTCAGAGGAGGGCTGCTCAGCGCGGAGTGTCGCCCGGTGGTAGCCCACCGGTTGAACTCGATCTGGAGGAACGCCTGCTCAGAGAATACCTAGCCACGCAAGATTTCAGCCGCG GCGCCACTAACAATCTAATGCTAGCCCGCTTCCTAAACCAGCAATGCGACATGTGTACAACGCCGTCTATTAATAATTCCCGTCACCAGCTGGACGCCTGCATCAAACAAGCCATATCCGGGATAGCGCGTGATCAACAGCCTCGTTCTGATAAGAGAGCGCCGATAATACTGCCCCCTATACCAACGAAAG TTTTATCAATGGACGACAATTTCTTCGTAACCTTAAAAGCGACGACTCGCTCGCAAAGCGACGTAGAACCCGGGTCCTCCGTTCAACAACAGATCCCATCGCTAGATGATGAAGCAGTCCGCCAGGCGGCAGTAGAGGACGGTGATACGGCACTAGGCGGGTCGGCTGAGGAAGGGAAGCCACTAGATGGCGATCAACCGATAGACGGCGCTAGCGAGGTCGACGACGCCCCATTATCGTCGCGCCTCAGCCACGCTTCGATGATTCACTATCTGTGCTCGAGATGCGGGTCGGCGTACAGTTACGACAGTTGGGTGTATCGCGATCGTGCCGCCGGCGGGGGCGCTGCGATCGACTTGGGCTGGGAATACGAATCGCTACTCGGCGACGAAGAGCCGTGGCCCGTCGGTCTGGTCGAGTCGCTCACCGAGGACCAGTGGACGTACGCCTTCAGCAGCCGGG AGAGCACGTCGCGTCTCACTAAAAGTGAAGAGGCTACCATGGAAAGCGAGGCCGGTATACAGGAGCAGGTGCGCAGAGAGGCTATGTACAGCCTCTATCAAG TTCCGGCGCCATTTCGAGTTATGCCGACGGAAAAACCGCCCACTATCGCTCAGGACCCGTTCTCGAAAAATCGCGCCCTGAAAATACCGCAATACAGCAAGTTCTCGACCCAGAAACCCCAAGGCGAAGCGATTTACGGCAAAAACCCGTTCGGCGGAGACCGCGAGTTCGACTTGCGACGCGAGAAGATGCGCGACGCTCAAGGTCGCGGAGACCGGAAATCCCGCCTGCCGCCGATACCAGCGCAGGAACCTTACAAACGACcg aCTAAAAAGCCCGCGGCAAGCGAGGTATCGAAGAAGACGCGACGGAAAGTTGACGATTCAGAAGAGAAAGATGGCGCTGCAGTAGCGAAACTAAAGTCTTCCGTACAGATT CCAATGGACGACGAGGACCGACATCGACCGAG CTCAACTGATTCTGGGGTCGATACTTCAGCTACAG agGCTACAGCCCGGGACAAACAGCTGGGTTTGGTACTGAAACCGACGGAGGAGACGTCTGACGACGAGACCGAAGCCGAGGACGGGTCGCCTGGTGTCCGAATGACGGCCGCAGATTTACTCTCCCAGATGAAAGCCAGGCCGGGTGTGAAAACGCAAGCTACCCCATCGGGGGCAG ACAAATCGGTCAGTTCGTCAGAACTCATCGCATCCAGCAATGAAATCATTGTGGACAAAAAAC cgAAACGGACGAAAGACAAAGAGCAGACgatgaagaaaaaacaaacgacTAAAGACAAAAAGCCAACGGGTAAacggaaaaataaaaacaagaaGAAAGGTGGCGCTAAAACCGCAGCCGGCGAAGATGAAGTATCGATGATGGAGATGATCGAAGCTGATCAG GAAAAAACACGAGGTGGCGTAGGTGATGACGTAAAGCCCGGTGAAGCAGAAGGTTCAGATATCTGCAGCGATGACTACTCGGGTGACGAGGATTTCGAATTCCGCGATGCTAAATCAGAGGACGAAATGAGCTTCTATTTTCCGACACCGACGCCATCTAGCGAGCGCGATGGTTACTCGCCTGCTGCCGGATACGGAGTGCCTCCGCTGCCAGAGATAGTGATCAAATCGCCG GAAAAGAGCCACGTATCGGACAAGTCGAGACGATCGGGAATCGAGGGTCTACCCGATATAAAACAACAACCACGGACAAAAAAGCGAAAACCGCCGCCGAAAGTTAGGAAAAAAGCTCGCGAAGCCCC GGAATATAAAAGAAAGCGTAGACCAAGGCCGGTTTTGAATCCACAAGCGCCATCTGTCGACGAGGAGTTGAGCGTAGCAGCCGACCCGTTGGATTATTTGGCTAAATACTGTATCATCCA tccTGATCGTCTGCCATTTTACGAACGCATATTCGACGCCATTATCTCCAAGCAGACGCCGAAGTTCCCGGATATCGTGACTTCAGAACAACAGACAGTAGCGTTGGCAGAAAGTAGGCCACCTGGTGGCAGACTGACGCAACACGAGTATTCAATGATGCGCGACATGACCGTATTAACGCGCGCACCACGTGACCGGAACCTCGTTCAAATGGCT gGGGAGGGACCGACCGACCGGCAAATCGAGAAGCTGCTGTACACAATCCACGACTTTCACGACAAATAcgaaacattagaaaaacaacTGAACGAGAAACAAG ATAGACGGCTGACAATTCTATCGAGTTTAGCGCGCCGCGATTTTCCGGACTTAACGAAAACTGAATTCGACTCCGGGAAACGCGGCAAGAAAAGAGAGTCATCGAATAAGAACGGAAACGCAGTTAAAAAC GGCAATTCGGAAGACGAAAGTCTGGAAACGGAAGATTCCGGAACAGTCTGGAAGAACAGACCTCCGTTAGCTGACCAGGACATCGTGAACAGACTCGACCAGAAAAAACTGAAACTC TTGAGTAGTGACCCGGATGTGGCGTTGCTAGATTTGGAAATATCGCGGATACGACACAAGCTGAACGAGATCGATAAACGAATCGATCATTTGGAAG ACCAGAGAACGCTTCTGAATTTATACGCGCGTGAGATCCACCAGCAGGAGCAGACATACGGAATCAGAGACGAGTACAAGCGAAAACAGAGTTTGCTCTTTCAAACTCTTCATCCTCAGCCG GATTATGAGATGAATTTGTCGGAGTTGGAAGAGGCTTTGAAGATCATCAACCACAACCTCATCACCGAAAATGAGTTGAAATTCGTAATCCAC ATTTTACAAATACCAGGGCGACATCGAATCAACGTGAAGCTGTTCAGCGCAGTAGCGGCGCTTTCCGAACGGGTTGCGCAACTAGA TCCAATCATCAAGAAGCTCATAAACAAATTGGATTTCGAGGCGCTCGACGTCAAAATGGAACGATGCAAG GAGCTGTTTTTCTTGTTGGACCAAGAAGATGTGGAGGTGGCGCCGGGTAAGGTAGCAGCTAGGAGTCTCGGAGTGGAACTGGCAGCCGGGGGATTATCCTCCGATCATACTAAATAT GTTGTGAATAAACTGAACCGCGAGACTAAGGGTGAAGTGGACTTCGTCGATTTTTTGACCTACGTTCCGCTATTCATCGAAATACACGACCGAATCATCAGTGACCCTTTGAGTGAATACAGAAACTTCTAG